Genomic DNA from uncultured Ilyobacter sp.:
GCAGTAGCTCTTCTGTTTTTAATTTTTTCACTTCCACATAAAGGTCCATTCTGTCAACAATGGGTCCTGAGATTTTCTTCTTATAGTTATTTATCTGATGCTGAGTACAGGTGCATTTTCCTCCCTCTTCAAAAAGCAAGCCACAATTACATGGGTTGCTAGCTAATATCAAAATAAAGTCGGTGGGGAAATCAACCCTGTAAGAAGCCCTTGTAATGGAAATTTTTCTATCCTCTACCGGCTGTCTCAAGGTTTCCAGGACATTTTTAGGAAATTCTGTAGCCTCATCTAAAAAAAGCACCCCTGTATGAGCCAAAGTTATCTCTCCAGCCTTAGGAACCCTACCTCCCCCTACCAGTGCAACAACCGATGATGAGTGATGAGGATTTCTAAAGGGTCTTCTGTTCACAATGGGAAAATCCCCATCTAAAAGTCCGTTGCTGCTGTATATCTTGGTAGATTCCACTATCTCTTTCTGGGTCATCCTTGGCATGATTGTAGGAAGTCTTTTGGCCAGCATTGATTTCCCTGATCCTGGGCTTCCGACCATAAACAGATTATGTCCTCCTGTCGCTGATATTTCAAGAGCTCTTTTAGCAGCATACTGCCCCTTTACCTCTTTAAAGTCAAAACTATAGCTATTTTCTTTGTATTCATCTGTAAACTGCTCATCATAACTCTGGATTTTACCATCATCAATGAATTCTAGTACCTCTCTCAAACTTCTCACAGGGACAACCTCTATACCCTCTATCATTACAGCTTCCCTCATATTTTCCCTGGGAATGACTATCCCCCTCATCCCCTTTTCCTTTGCACATATGACTGCATTTATGACTCCACTAGTTCTTTTTACACCCCCTCCTAAAGACAGCTCCCCTATAAACATGTAGTCTGAAAGTCTAGTATCGTCTTTTATGTAGCCAAAAGACCTCATTATCCCTATGGCTATGGGAAGGTCAAACTGAGGTCCTTCTTTTTTTATCCCTGCAGGAGAAAGGTTCACAAGTATTCTTTTGGGATTCATACTAAAACCGCAGTTTTTGATTGCAGCCTTTACCCTTTCACGACTTTCTGATATTGCTGCATCTGCAAGACCAACTATATTAAATACCGGCAGCCCGTTGCTTATATCAACTTCCACTTCCACCTGGTACGGATCTATTCCCAGGAAACCTGAACTCAAAACTTTCGCAAGCATTTCATCACCCCACTGTATATTTTTTCCCTATATTTTTTTCTTTTTCTCATAAACTTTCCTTTTTTATTTTTATGGATCAAAGTGTGAAATATTCTTTCATTGAGCTAAAAAAAATAAAACAGGTATAAAAATATAACACTAGGACTAAAAATAGATACCTTTAATAAACAGATTGAAGTTAATAAAAAAAAGGGTTTAAAAACACTTTTTTTTATTAAAATCCTGTGTTAGAATTACATGGAGTTACTTTTATTTAGGAGGAGAATATATGAAAAAGATTTTTGCATTTCTGATAGTTGTAATGATGCTGGCACTTACTGCCTGCGGAGGTAAAGAAGAAGAAGAAGCAAAAGATGAAACTTTAAAAGTTGGAATAGTTCTTTCCATAGGAGGACTTGGAGATAAGTCTTTCAACGATTCTGCCTATAGAGGTCTAGAGCAAGCTAAAAAAGATCTAGGAATCGAATTTAAATATGTAGAACCTGCATCACCTGCAGAAGATGACCAGTTCCTTAGAGAATTTGCCGAAGCCGGATATGACTTAGTTGTTGCGACTGGATTCCTTATGAAAGATGCAACTGAAAAAATGGCTAAGGAGTTTCCTGATGTTAAGTTTGCAATTATTGACGAGGTAATCGAACTTCCAAATGTCTCTTCACTTGTTTTCTCTGAAGACGAAGGTTCATTCCTAGTAGGAGCCCTAGCCGCTATGATGAGTGAAACCAACACTATTGGATTTGTAGGTGGAATGGAAGTTCCTCTTATCAAAAAATTCCAGAGAGGATATGAGATGGGTGCTAGATATGTGAATCCTGACATAAAAGTTCTTGGATTATTTACTTCTGGACCGAACCCATTCAACGACCCTGTTAGAGGTAAAGAAAATGCTCTTTCACTTATTAAGCAGGGGGCAGACGTTGTATATCATGCAGCAGGAGGAACTGGTGTAGGAGTTATCGATGCAGCAAAAGAAGCTGGAGTCTATGCTATCGGTGTAGATTCAAATCAAGACAATGTTGCTCCGGGAACAGTTCTTACTTCAATGATCAAAAATGTTGATGTAGCCGTATATGATACAGTAAAGCAGGTTTTAGATAATGATTTCAAGGCAGGTATCAACAGATTCGGAGTAGCTGAAGGCGGAGTTGGTACAAGTGATTTTGCAAATACAAAAGACGTCATCGGAGAAGAAAAATTAAATAAATTAAGCGAGATAAAAGAAAAGATTATAAACGGTGAAATTAAATTCTAGTGGGGTCTTTCTCAAATTACGTGTAAATTATATTCCTAGA
This window encodes:
- a CDS encoding YifB family Mg chelatase-like AAA ATPase, translated to MLAKVLSSGFLGIDPYQVEVEVDISNGLPVFNIVGLADAAISESRERVKAAIKNCGFSMNPKRILVNLSPAGIKKEGPQFDLPIAIGIMRSFGYIKDDTRLSDYMFIGELSLGGGVKRTSGVINAVICAKEKGMRGIVIPRENMREAVMIEGIEVVPVRSLREVLEFIDDGKIQSYDEQFTDEYKENSYSFDFKEVKGQYAAKRALEISATGGHNLFMVGSPGSGKSMLAKRLPTIMPRMTQKEIVESTKIYSSNGLLDGDFPIVNRRPFRNPHHSSSVVALVGGGRVPKAGEITLAHTGVLFLDEATEFPKNVLETLRQPVEDRKISITRASYRVDFPTDFILILASNPCNCGLLFEEGGKCTCTQHQINNYKKKISGPIVDRMDLYVEVKKLKTEELLQYGEGESSETIKKRVESGRKKQATRMGEGKLNSNMTQRDIKKYCKLDSESMKLLKGAIESLGLSARSYDKTLKVARTIADLENRESINRGDILEALSYRKK
- a CDS encoding BMP family ABC transporter substrate-binding protein produces the protein MKKIFAFLIVVMMLALTACGGKEEEEAKDETLKVGIVLSIGGLGDKSFNDSAYRGLEQAKKDLGIEFKYVEPASPAEDDQFLREFAEAGYDLVVATGFLMKDATEKMAKEFPDVKFAIIDEVIELPNVSSLVFSEDEGSFLVGALAAMMSETNTIGFVGGMEVPLIKKFQRGYEMGARYVNPDIKVLGLFTSGPNPFNDPVRGKENALSLIKQGADVVYHAAGGTGVGVIDAAKEAGVYAIGVDSNQDNVAPGTVLTSMIKNVDVAVYDTVKQVLDNDFKAGINRFGVAEGGVGTSDFANTKDVIGEEKLNKLSEIKEKIINGEIKF